A single region of the Malus sylvestris chromosome 8, drMalSylv7.2, whole genome shotgun sequence genome encodes:
- the LOC126631750 gene encoding uncharacterized protein LOC126631750: MAKDTDDKLPRAKRVKNKAPAPVQITAEQLLREAREGQEGDIRPPKQQINDSTELADFRLRMRKGFEDQVRRQKQNARVWIKYARWEESQKELDRARSVWERLLEVDYRNHTVWVEYAGMEMKIKMINHARNVWERAVQLLPRVDQLWYKYIHMEEMIGNAARAREIFRRWMDWMPDQQGWIEFIKFELRYNEIDHARAIFEQFVQCHPKADAWIRYAKFEMKNGDLARVRDVYETAVDMVDNDEEAERLFLAFAEFEEGCKEIERARSIYKLGRDRIPKGKAASLYRMFEEFEERYGDRQGIEDAIVNKARFKYEQEVRKNPLDYDAWFGYIRLEENAGNKEKIRQVYDRAIANVPPAQEKRYWQRYIYLWINYALYEEIDARDEDHARAVYRMCLELIPHKKFTFAKMWILAAEFEIRQLKLESARKILGTAIGKAAKGKIFKRYIEIEWQLRNDDRCRKLYEKYLHWSPENCYAWIRYAEFEKKLCDTERARSVYELAISQKQLDKPELLWKSYIDFELAEREFERARDLYGRLLERTQHVKVWISYAAFEASAMVGGDGMRSEDVIEQKEQCIQRARRVFERASDYFRTSAPELKEQRSMLLEQWRNTEEEFGDFGDVTLVQAKLPRRLKRKRPIVVEDGGSAGFEEYIDYLFPEEAHNTNWKLFEAAYHWKRRKDSSAEDAEDKET; the protein is encoded by the coding sequence ATGGCGAAGGACACCGATGACAAGCTGCCGCGGGCGAAAAGGGTTAAGAACAAAGCCCCAGCTCCTGTCCAAATCACCGCGGAGCAACTCCTCCGCGAGGCGCGTGAGGGTCAAGAGGGTGACATCCGTCCTCCCAAACAGCAGATAAATGACTCTACCGAGCTTGCTGATTTTCGCCTCCGAATGCGCAAGGGATTCGAGGACCAAGTCCGGCGCCAGAAGCAGAATGCCCGCGTCTGGATCAAGTATGCTCGGTGGGAGGAGTCCCAGAAGGAATTGGACCGTGCACGCTCTGTTTGGGAGCGGCTGCTTGAGGTGGATTATCGAAACCACACCGTCTGGGTCGAGTATGCCGGGATGGAGATGAAGATTAAGATGATCAACCATGCGAGGAATGTGTGGGAGCGTGCTGTGCAACTCTTGCCGAGGGTGGATCAGCTCTGGTACAAATATATTCACATGGAGGAGATGATAGGGAATGCGGCTCGTGCTCGGGAAATATTTCGGAGGTGGATGGATTGGATGCCGGACCAGCAAGGCTGGATCGAATTCATCAAGTTTGAGCTTCGGTATAACGAAATAGATCACGCGAGAGCGATTTTTGAGCAGTTCGTACAATGTCATCCAAAAGCTGACGCTTGGATTCGGTATGCcaagtttgagatgaagaaTGGCGACCTTGCAAGGGTAAGGGATGTGTATGAGACGGCAGTGGATATGGTAGACAATGATGAGGAGGCTGAACGGTTGTTTCTGGCTTTTGCTGAATTTGAAGAAGGGTGCAAAGAAATCGAGCGTGCAAGGAGTATTTATAAGTTAGGGCGCGATCGTATACCAAAAGGAAAGGCTGCTTCTTTGTATAGGATGTTCGAGGAATTTGAGGAGCGTTATGGGGACAGACAAGGGATCGAGGATGCAATTGTGAACAAGGCAAGGTTCAAGTACGAGCAGGAGGTTAGGAAGAATCCTTTGGATTATGATGCCTGGTTCGGTTATATAAGGCTAGAAGAAAATGCAGGGAACAAGGAGAAGATTAGACAAGTTTATGATCGAGCGATTGCCAATGTACCACCGGCTCAAGAAAAGCGGTATTGGCAGCGCTACATTTATCTATGGATCAACTATGCATTGTATGAGGAGATTGATGCTCGCGATGAGGACCATGCACGCGCTGTCTATAGAATGTGCCTTGAACTGATTCCTCATAAGAAGTTCACATTTGCAAAAATGTGGATTCTTGCAGCCGAGTTTGAGATCCGACAACTGAAACTCGAGTCTGCACGTAAGATACTGGGTACTGCAATTGGCAAGGCAGCTAAAGGCAAGATATTTAAGAGGTACATTGAGATTGAGTGGCAACTACGTAATGATGATCGCTGTCGGAAACTGTATGAAAAGTATCTGCATTGGTCGCCGGAAAATTGCTATGCGTGGATCAGGTATGCAGAGTTTGAGAAAAAACTTTGCGACACGGAACGAGCCCGATCAGTTTATGAACTTGCCATCAGCCAAAAACAACTCGACAAGCCCGAATTGCTGTGGAAGTCATATATCGACTTTGAACTAgcagagagagagtttgagagagctaGAGATCTGTACGGGCGACTCTTAGAACGGACCCAACACGTTAAAGTCTGGATCAGTTACGCAGCATTCGAGGCATCGGCTATGGTGGGAGGAGACGGAATGCGCTCAGAAGATGTTATTGAGCAAAAGGAACAATGCATTCAGCGCGCCAGAAGGGTTTTCGAGAGAGCGTCGGACTATTTTCGAACTTCAGCGCCGGAACTTAAGGAACAAAGAAGTATGCTGCTAGAACAATGGCGGAACACGGAGGAGGAGTTTGGGGATTTCGGTGATGTTACGTTAGTGCAAGCGAAGCTGCCGCGGAGATTGAAGAGGAAGAGGCCAATAGTTGTTGAAGATGGTGGTTCTGCTGGGTTTGAAGAATACATTGATTATCTTTTTCCAGAAGAAGCTCATAACACGAACTGGAAGCTTTTCGAAGCTGCCTACCATTGGAAGAGGCGAAAAGATTCTTCTGCGGAGGATGCGGAAGATAAAGAAACATAG
- the LOC126631760 gene encoding uncharacterized protein LOC126631760, with the protein MACLHDHSCEDHDCSSGWTLYEHIDLPKVTALNEAVPGSVKSVFKAWEQRLNSSGGHLESNEGDPELLVYIPFTSDVKIKSISVVGGVDGTSPSKMRAFINREGIDFSDAQGMQAIQEWDLVENFQGTLEYQTRYSKFQNVASITLHFPDSFGGDTTKIEYIGFKGEATKLKRDVVATIVYELRPNPSDHKTKAEGGGLSHVE; encoded by the exons ATGGCTTGCTTGCACGACCACAGCTGCGAAGATCATGATTGTTCGTCCGGTTGGACTCTCTACGAGCATATCGACCTCCCCAAG GTTACTGCTTTGAATGAGGCGGTTCCTGGAAGCGTCAAGTCGGTTTTCAAAGCTTGGGAGCAAAGACTGAATTCTAGTGGG GGGCACTTGGAGAGCAATGAGGGTGATCCTGAGTTACTTGTTTACATTCC atttaCATCAGATGTAAAGATAAAGAGCATATCTGTTGTCGGTGGTGTTGACGGAACAAGTCCTTCCAAGATGAGGGC GTTCATCAACAGAGAAGGCATTGACTTTTCAGATGCTCAAGGAATGCAAGCTATTCAG GAGTGGGATCTGGTCGAAAATTTCCAAGGAACGTTGGAGTACCAGACAAG ATATTCCAAATTTCAAAACGTGGCCAGCATCACATTGCATTTTCCCGATAGTTTTGGTGGTGATACAACTAAGATAGAGTACATTGGCTTTAAGGGCGAAGCTACAAAG TTGAAGAGGGATGTTGTCGCAACAATTGTTTACGAACTCAGGCCAAATCCTTCCGATCACAA GACAAAGGCTGAAGGTGGGGGTCTCTCACATGTTGAATGA
- the LOC126631761 gene encoding uncharacterized protein C6G9.01c-like has protein sequence MDVMQAWDLGSEKMGKKSKSKAPREVKDDTVVEEEKPPSSVKKPTSEVDETSAKKRKKPETEKGEKSPSSAKKPASEIDDIFAAKKKKIGTGKATKPKENATGKPHKLKTKKKDKGIRDGGFGDLSSQPKKRTQDGLAVYTEDELGINNADAGNTPLCPFDCSCCF, from the coding sequence ATGGATGTGATGCAGGCTTGGGATTTGGGATCTGAAAAGATGGGaaaaaagagtaaatcaaaAGCTCCCAGGGAGGTGAAAGATGATACGGTTGTAGAAGAGGAAAAGCCGCCATCTTCGGTGAAAAAGCCTACTTCTGAGGTTGATGAAACATCTgcaaaaaagaggaagaaaccCGAAACTGAGAAGGGCGAGAAGTCTCCGTCTTCCGCGAAGAAGCCCGCTTCTGAGATTGATGATATATTTGCagcgaaaaagaagaaaatcggGACTGGAAAGGCtacaaaaccaaaagaaaacgcGACTGGAAAACCCCACAAgctcaagacaaagaagaaggATAAAGGGATTAGAGATGGCGGATTTGGGGACCTGTCTTCTCAGCCGAAAAAGAGAACACAGGATGGGCTTGCTGTTTATACAGAAGATGAGTTGGGAATTAACAATGCAGATGCCGGAAACACCCCGCTTTGTCCGTTTGATTGTTCCTGTTGCTTTTGA
- the LOC126632791 gene encoding NADH dehydrogenase [ubiquinone] iron-sulfur protein 7, mitochondrial yields the protein MALLTRARIPLQLSAQRALSLHTTVPSLSSSAPSGSTPATYARPPPPSASPPPPGLSKAAEFVISKVDDLMNWARRGSIWPMTFGLACCAVEMMHTGAARYDLDRFGIIFRPSPRQSDCMIVAGTLTNKMAPALRKVYDQMPEPRWVISMGSCANGGGYYHYSYSVVRGCDRIVPVDIYVPGCPPTAEALLYGLLQLQKKINRRKDFLLWWTK from the exons ATGGCTCTGCTGACCCGAGCCCGCATCCCTCTCCAGCTCTCGGCCCAGCGGGCCCTCTCTCTCCACACCACCGTCCCCTCCCTCTCGTCCTCCGCCCCCTCCGGCTCCACTCCCGCCACCTATGCCCGCCCTCCTCCCCCTTCCGCCTCCCCGCCCCCTCCTGGCCTCTCTAAGGCCGCCGAGTTCGTGATCTCGAAGGTCGACGATCTCATGAACTGGGCCCGCCGCGGCTCCATCTGGCCAATGACCTTCGGCCTCGCCTGCTGCGCCGTCGAGATGATGCACACCGGAGCTGCCCGCTACGATTTGGACCGATTCGGCATCATTTTCCGGCCCAGTCCTCGCCAGTCCGATTGCATGATCGTCGCCGGCACTCTCACCAACAAGATGGCACCCGCTCTCCGCAA GGTTTATGACCAAATGCCTGAGCCGAGATGGGTCATCTCCATGGGAAGCTGTGCAAATGGAGGTGGTTACTACCATTACTCCTATTCTGTTGTTAGGGGTTGTGACAGGATCGTACCCGTTGATATCTATGTTCCAGGCTGCCCTCCCACCGCCGAAGCCCTACTCTACGGCCTTCTCCAGCTGCAGAAGAAAATCAACCGGCGCAAGGATTTCCTCCTTTGGTGGACCAAGTGA
- the LOC126632789 gene encoding ferrochelatase-2, chloroplastic-like, producing the protein MDSATCSRVLPQINLSHSDRRVSAGRSGSASFRSSRGLKISKQLTVSCSAASDKGNDMFGLSHYSKKNPVEEVLCPAGVCTYGGTGVESHSHVGEEKVGVLLLNLGGPETLNDVQPFLFNLFADPDIIRLPRLFRFLQQPLAKLISVLRAPKSKEGYAAIGGGSPLRKITDEQANELKKTLESKDLPVNVYVGMRYWYPFTEEAVQQIKKDRITRLVVLPLYPQFSISTTGSSVSVLRDIFRKDAYLSRMPVSIINSWYQREGYLKSMADLISKELESFSEPAEVMIFFSAHGVPLSYVEDAGDPYKDQMEECIFLIMKELKSRGINNEHTLAYQSRVGPVQWLKPYTDEVLVELGQKGVKSLLAVPVSFVSEHIETLEEIDMEYRELALESGIENWGRVPALGCTPSFITDLADAVIEALPLATAMSTPQTTSEVVDHDPLRYAIKIFFGSFLAFVLFFSPKMIMAFRNHLI; encoded by the exons ATGGACTCCGCCACATGCTCCCGCGTTCTTCCCCAAATCAATCTCTCCCATTCAGATCGTAGAGTATCCGC TGGTAGGTCGGGATCTGCCTCTTTCCGTTCATCCAGGGGATTGAAAATTTCGAAGCAGCTCACAGTTTCATGCTCTGCAGCGAGTGATAAAGGAAATGACATGTTTGGGTTATCACATTATTCTAAGAAAAACCCTGTTGAGGAAGTATTATGTCCGGCGGGTGTATGCACTTATGGTGGGACTGGTGTAGAGTCTCATTCCCATGTTGGGGAAGAGAAGGTTGGAGTGCTGCTTCTGAATCTTGGAGGACCCGAGACGCTTAATGATGTTCAGCCGTTTTTGTTCAATCTTTTTGCCGACCCG GATATCATTCGCCTCCCAAGGTTGTTTCGGTTTCTCCAGCAACCATTGGCGAAATTAATTTCTGTGCTTCGAGCCCCAAAAAGCAAAGAAGGTTATGCTGCTATAGGAGGTGGTTCACCATTGCGTAAAATTACAGATGAGCAG GCAAATGAACTCAAAAAGACTCTGGAATCGAAGGACTTGCCTGTTAATGTTTATGTGGGAATGCGTTATTGGTACCCGTTTACTGAGGAAGCAGTTCAGCAA ATTAAGAAAGACAGAATAACCAGGCTTGTTGTCCTGCCTCTATACCCTCAGTTCTCTATCTCTACAACTGGATCAAGCGTTTCTGTGCTCCGGGATATTTTCAG GAAAGATGCGTACCTATCAAGGATGCCTGTTTCTATTATAAACTCATGGTATCAACGTGAAGGCTATCTTAAGTCAATGGCTGACTTGATTTCCAAAGAGCTAGAAAGTTTTTCTGAGCCTGCAGAG GTCATGATATTCTTCAGTGCCCACGGAGTACCGCTCAGTTACGTGGAGGATGCCGGAGATCCTTACAAAGATCAAATGGAGGAGTGCATCTTCTTAATAATGAAAGAGCTGAAATCTAGAGGAATCAACAATGAACATACCCTTGCTTACCAG AGCCGAGTTGGTCCTGTGCAATGGCTAAAGCCCTACactgatgaagttcttgttgagcTTGGCCAGAAAGGCGTGAAAAGTCTCCTAGCTGTTCCAGTCAG CTTTGTGAGCGAGCACATAGAGACTCTTGAAGAAATTGATATGGAGTACAGGGAATTGGCCCTCGAATCTGGCATTGAGAATTGGGGCCGAGTCCCTGCCCTTGGTTGTACTCCTTCGTTTATAACAGACCTGGCAGATGCAGTAATAGAAGCCTTACCACTTGCAACAGCCATGTCAACCCCACAAACTACCTCAGAAGTAGTCGATCACGACCCCCTGAGATACGCTATCAAGATATTCTTTGGTTCCTTTTTGGCATTTGTTTTGTTCTTCTCCCCGAAAATGATCATGGCTTTCAGGAACCACCTGATTTAA
- the LOC126632786 gene encoding uncharacterized protein LOC126632786, which yields MADEAQYSSGPDSGNKRKYEEQTPPSTRRVTGFSAPIKSSSPDSVPTSYSSVPPPMEDFQLAKQKAQEIAARLLNGGDAKRARVENGGSDSFDKGFSSGPPDPKPHFSNPAPSSIPVSYGGFVGPSKKIEVPNGRVGVIIGKGGETIKYLQTQSGAKIQVTRDSDADLNFPTRMVELMGTPEQIAKAEHLINDVLAEAESGGPAVASRRLTVHTGGEQYVTKIPNNKVGLVIGKGGETIKSMQARSGARIQVIPLHLPPGDPSTERTLQIDGTTEQIEAAKQLVAEVISENRVRNPATSGGYSQQGYQARPPSGWAPSGPSMQQPSYGYGQSGGYSAPPHQYNASQPPYPGYPPQPTSGGYPSSWDQSAAAPTQQTSQGGGYDYYGQQQPSHQQQNPGGPAAPADGAGYNYGPPPVSGYNQQGQGYAQDGYGGYHAPPQSGYGQPPAYDQQQGYSAAGYGNVSNPPQDGHTPSYGSQGDSAQAPPAQQGYNASQQPSPNPAGYPPQGSTQPGYGAPPTSQTGYGSQPPAQPAYGAGYGAPPAQKPPANPAVYGQTAQSPSTPGGYGQPAPVQPGYPHSQPPASGYAQPDPVTRPPTSGYGAAAPQTGYGPPSYGAPPAGQPGYGQVPPPYNASYGAGYAQPPPYSADTSTNGNARGTYDAPPPASQTAPPSGVAKTSPQS from the exons ATGGCCGACGAAGCCCAATACTCATCCGGTCCTGATTCAGGGAACAAGCGGAAGTACGAGGAGCAAACGCCGCCGTCCACCCGCAGAGTCACCGGTTTCTCGGCCCCCATCAAGTCATCGTCCCCCGACTCTGTGCCGACGTCGTACAGCAGCGTTCCTCCGCCCATGGAAGATTTCCAGCTGGCCAAGCAGAAGGCGCAGGAGATCGCCGCTCGGTTGTTGAACGGCGGCGATGCTAAGCGTGCTAGGGTTGAGAATGGTGGTTCCGACTCTTTTGACAAGGGCTTTAGCTCTGGTCCGCCAG ATCCAAAGCCTCACTTCTCAAACCCAGCTCCTTCGTCGATCCCTGTATCTTATGGTGGGTTCGTGGGACCAAGCAAAAAGATTGAGGTTCCCAATGGCAGGGTTGGTGTCATAATTGGTAAAGGTGGGGAGACTATCAAGTATCTACAGACTCAGTCAGGCGCCAAGATTCAAGTTACCCGAGATTCTGATGCAGACCTCAATTTTCCAACTAGGATGGTGGAGCTCATGGGTACTCCGGAGCAGATTGCGAAGGCCGAGCACTTGATAAATGATGTTCTTGCTGAG GCTGAATCAGGAGGTCCTGCCGTAGCTTCTCGAAGGTTAACTGTACATACCGGTGGTGAACAATATGTTACGAAAATTCCTAACAACAAG GTTGGGCTTGTAATTGGTAAAGGAGGTGAAACAATAAAAAGTATGCAAGCTAGGTCTGGAGCTCGTATCCAG gttaTTCCCTTGCATCTGCCACCTGGTGACCCATCAACAGAAAGGACGCTACAGATTGATGGTACTACTGAACAAATTGAAGCTGCAAAACAGTTGGTAGCTGAAGTTATCAGTGAG AACCGTGTTAGAAATCCAGCAACGTCTGGAGGATACTCTCAGCAAGGTTATCAAGCACGACCACCCTCAGGATGGGCTCCTTCTGGTCCCTCAATGCAACAACCTAGTTATGGATACGGACAGTCTGGAGGGTATTCTGCCCCACCACATCAGTATAATGCGTCTCAGCCTCCTTACCCAGGCTATCCTCCTCAACCAACATCTGGTGGCTATCCGTCCAGTTGGGACCAGTCAGCTGCTGCTCCAACTCAGCAGACGTCCCAGGGTGGTGGTTATGATTACTATGGCCAGCAACAACCTTCACATCAACAGCAAAATCCTGGAGGTCCTGCTGCTCCTGCTGATGGTGCTGGTTACAATTATGGCCCGCCGCCAGTTTCAGGCTATAATCAACAAGGACAAGGGTATGCTCAAGATGGCTATGGTGGATATCATGCACCACCTCAATCTGGGTATGGTCAGCCACCAGCATATGATCAACAGCAGGGTTATTCTGCAGCAGGCTATGGTAATGTGAGTAACCCACCTCAAGATGGGCATACACCCTCTTATGGATCTCAGGGGGATTCAGCTCAGGCGCCTCCTGCTCAGCAAGGATACAATGCCAGTCAACAGCCTAGCCCTAACCCTGCTGGTTATCCACCCCAAGGTTCTACTCAGCCAGGTTATGGAGCACCCCCAACTTCTCAAACTGGTTATGGAAGCCAACCACCGGCTCAGCCTGCATATGGAGCTGGATATGGAGCACCACCAGCACAAAAGCCTCCTGCAAATCCTGCAGTTTATGGGCAAACTGCTCAATCCCCCAGCACTCCAGGAGGCTATGGCCAGCCAGCTCCTGTGCAGCCAGGATACCCGCATTCTCAGCCTCCAGCTTCTGGATATGCTCAGCCAGATCCTGTTACCCGTCCCCCTACATCTGGCTATGGTGCTGCAGCACCACAGACCGGGTATGGGCCTCCATCCTATGGCGCACCACCAGCTGGCCAGCCAGGATATGGGCAGGTGCCACCACCCTACAACGCATCTTATGGTGCTGGATATGCACAACCTCCTCCTTACTCTGCTGATACCAGCACGAATGGGAACGCTCGTGGGACCTATGATGCTCCGCCACCTGCTTCACAGACTGCTCCCCCAAGTGGAGTTGCCAAAACTTCCCCTCAGAGTTGA
- the LOC126632793 gene encoding uncharacterized protein LOC126632793, whose translation MASKVFLQLQGKATQASRVVAEYGSSYYKQVLEKNRHYVQEPPTAEKCSLLSKRLFYTRLASIPGRYETFQKELDSVKQTWKNRPALRVEDAGIAALFGLECFAWFCAGEMIGLGFTFTGYRV comes from the exons ATGGCATCGAAGGTGTTTCTTCAGTTGCAAGGCAAGGCAACTCAAGCTTCAAGGGTTGTGGCAGAGTACGGATCTTCCTATTACAAGCAGGTATTGGAGAAGAACAGGCATTACGTTCAGGAGCCTCCCACTGCTGAAAAATGCAGCCTTTTGTCCAAACGCTTGTTCTATACCCGTCTTGCTAG TATACCGGGGCGGTATGAAACATTTCAGAAGGAGCTTGATTCGGTCAAGCAAACGTGGAAGAACAGGCCGGCGCTGAGGGTGGAGGATGCCGGAATAGCTGCCCTGTTCGGCTTAGAATGCTTCGCCTGGTTTTGTGCCGGTGAGATGATAGGTCTAGGATTCACATTCACAGGTTACCGCGTTTAG